The following are encoded in a window of bacterium SCSIO 12643 genomic DNA:
- the asnS gene encoding asparagine--tRNA ligase — protein sequence MRTKIKDLLVSEGQQEGVNIKGWVRTKRGSKNVSFIAMNDGSTLNNIQVVADNPNFDEEVMRNITTGAALSIIGDLVESQGSGQKFELVAKEIEILGVASTDEYPLQPKRHSLEFLREIAHLRPRTNYFSAVLRVRNAAAYAIHEYFNQKGFVWMHTPIITGSDAEGAGEMFKVTNFDINNAPKTEDGEVDFSKDFFGKATNLTVSGQLEAELGAMALGEVYTFGPTFRAENSNTSRHLAEFWMVEPEVAFNDLDDNMDLAEDFLKYVIKSVLDTCGDDLTFLSKRLIDEEKVKPAVERSPMELKEKLQFVIDNDFERVSYTDAIQILRNSKPNKKKKFQYLIDEWGADLQSEHERYLVEKHFKKPVVLFDYPANIKAFYMRENEDGKTVRAMDILFPGIGEMVGGSQREERYDVLLNKIKTMGIEEEELSWYLDTRKFGTAPHSGFGLGFERLILFLTGMTNIRDVIPFPRTPGNAEF from the coding sequence ATGCGAACAAAAATCAAAGATTTGTTGGTGAGTGAAGGCCAACAGGAAGGAGTAAACATTAAAGGTTGGGTACGTACAAAACGTGGAAGTAAGAATGTATCATTTATTGCGATGAATGATGGATCAACATTGAATAATATCCAGGTGGTGGCTGATAATCCGAATTTTGATGAGGAGGTGATGAGAAATATCACTACCGGTGCTGCTTTGAGCATTATTGGAGACCTGGTAGAAAGTCAGGGAAGTGGTCAAAAATTTGAATTGGTGGCGAAAGAAATAGAGATTTTAGGTGTGGCAAGTACGGATGAATATCCATTGCAACCCAAAAGACACTCTCTGGAGTTTTTAAGAGAAATTGCGCATTTACGACCGCGAACCAATTATTTTTCAGCAGTATTGAGAGTCAGAAATGCTGCGGCTTATGCAATCCATGAATATTTTAACCAAAAAGGTTTTGTGTGGATGCATACGCCAATCATTACCGGTTCGGATGCAGAAGGTGCTGGCGAAATGTTTAAAGTGACCAATTTTGACATCAATAATGCACCAAAAACTGAAGATGGAGAAGTAGATTTCTCAAAAGACTTTTTTGGAAAGGCTACTAACCTTACTGTTTCGGGGCAGTTGGAAGCAGAGCTTGGTGCTATGGCATTGGGTGAGGTTTATACTTTCGGCCCAACGTTTAGAGCAGAAAACTCAAATACATCGCGTCACCTGGCGGAATTCTGGATGGTAGAACCGGAGGTAGCATTCAATGATTTGGATGACAATATGGATTTAGCAGAAGATTTCTTGAAATATGTGATCAAGTCTGTTTTAGATACATGTGGTGATGATTTAACCTTTTTGAGCAAAAGGTTAATAGATGAGGAGAAAGTGAAGCCAGCTGTTGAACGTTCTCCGATGGAGTTGAAAGAAAAATTACAGTTTGTCATTGATAATGATTTCGAGCGAGTTTCATATACGGACGCAATTCAAATTTTGAGAAACTCTAAGCCAAATAAAAAGAAGAAGTTCCAATACTTAATTGATGAGTGGGGGGCAGATTTGCAGTCTGAACATGAAAGATATTTGGTGGAAAAGCACTTTAAAAAACCGGTGGTTCTATTTGATTACCCAGCGAATATTAAGGCGTTTTACATGCGTGAAAATGAAGATGGAAAAACAGTGAGAGCCATGGATATCTTATTCCCTGGAATTGGTGAGATGGTTGGCGGTTCTCAAAGAGAAGAGCGCTACGATGTGTTATTGAATAAGATCAAAACCATGGGAATTGAAGAAGAAGAATTATCATGGTATCTGGATACACGTAAATTTGGAACCGCACCACATAGTGGATTTGGTCTTGGGTTTGAGCGTTTGATTTTGTTCTTAACAGGAATGACCAATATCCGTGATGTAATTCCATTCCCAAGAACTCCGGGAAACGCAGAGTTTTAA
- a CDS encoding geranylgeranylglycerol-phosphate geranylgeranyltransferase, producing the protein MSPLFNRRQRYAIFKSWYLLSLIRWYSILTVVVAQYLAALYLLNDGKDKLELLLDPYLHLSVVATAFIIASGFIINSFYDLERDTVNRPDKVIFSRLVSQTTCLNVYFFFNTVGVVLSFYVSKKVMLFNFLFSVALWFYSHKLKKKAFLGELSAAILTLAPFFVVIVYYRAFSFDLFLYLSFIGLVVLIREVVKDILSEKGDIIFGYETLPIKIGVGQTKMILGLLMVTTAIPFGVLFYLQGFTLVMGYFFMGELLVIWSGYLLYKAQEKRDFELLNNIYKFLTIAGVLSIPLV; encoded by the coding sequence TTGAGCCCGCTGTTTAACAGACGTCAGCGTTACGCCATATTCAAATCCTGGTATTTATTATCCTTAATTCGGTGGTACAGTATTTTAACTGTAGTCGTTGCGCAGTATCTGGCTGCATTGTATTTATTAAATGATGGGAAGGATAAATTAGAATTGCTTTTAGATCCTTATTTGCATTTATCTGTTGTTGCAACTGCATTTATTATCGCTTCAGGTTTTATAATCAATAGTTTTTATGACCTGGAACGAGATACAGTCAATCGTCCCGATAAAGTGATTTTTAGTCGATTGGTAAGTCAAACAACTTGTTTGAATGTCTACTTCTTTTTTAATACCGTAGGGGTTGTGTTAAGCTTTTATGTATCTAAGAAAGTCATGTTGTTTAACTTTTTGTTTAGTGTAGCATTATGGTTTTATTCTCATAAGCTAAAAAAGAAAGCTTTCCTTGGTGAACTATCAGCAGCTATCCTGACACTGGCGCCATTCTTTGTGGTGATCGTATATTATCGTGCTTTTAGTTTTGACTTATTTCTATATCTCAGTTTTATTGGGTTAGTTGTCTTAATCCGAGAGGTGGTGAAAGATATTCTATCAGAGAAGGGAGATATCATTTTTGGATATGAAACATTACCTATAAAAATAGGTGTAGGTCAAACTAAGATGATTTTAGGGTTATTGATGGTGACTACTGCAATTCCATTTGGTGTTCTTTTCTATTTGCAGGGATTTACATTGGTGATGGGTTATTTTTTTATGGGGGAGTTGTTGGTGATTTGGAGTGGCTATTTATTGTATAAAGCCCAGGAAAAAAGGGACTTTGAATTACTTAATAACATATACAAATTCTTGACTATCGCTGGGGTTTTAAGTATTCCTTTGGTATAA
- a CDS encoding T9SS type A sorting domain-containing protein yields the protein MKFFYLILVLIVLSFQDSVAQDWSLVMPNDTLVYERQDNNQFFTVWVDSTQVNGTDTTYFMNRIFPGDTISIGNGVICDSSMAGSWSHFGDKRNFSLIQFCGHRVEVTGTKTTIKYDQKKFVIFSNSPVGYSWICDSVAMDSMKVVSVDTAFLHSYQVQDSVKVLKFKGRNMYVSKNHGVVSAFDFRKSQQNIFKSVGVQNLNMGRIIPMVSDIYDFKVGDVYYRRSGGGDSHIYYGKLSRVRILSKSISGDSIKYTVDLTWQTYQSYDQSGVGTRYQQPERDIRIISYSISDPGYLINALPNTFATDSISNITTSVWVFRDDQDRIEKRNYELWKVRNICEYPSHIVDYDVEGPSMHCSEGLGIINTGYHGLYSSEDRLIGYKKANGESWGDTLFTSVSEPDYTSDFILSPNPASTVLNIYNPLITKNVTMEVYGVHGELVQKQTITLPYQADVSGYSPGVYIISISDEKGKVMLREKIVTQ from the coding sequence ATGAAGTTTTTTTATCTCATACTGGTACTAATAGTACTGTCCTTTCAAGATAGTGTTGCTCAAGATTGGAGCCTTGTGATGCCAAACGATACATTGGTTTATGAACGGCAAGATAATAATCAGTTTTTTACGGTTTGGGTGGATAGTACTCAGGTAAACGGAACAGATACTACTTATTTTATGAATAGAATTTTTCCCGGAGACACTATTAGTATTGGTAATGGTGTAATATGTGATTCAAGTATGGCTGGAAGTTGGAGTCATTTTGGTGATAAAAGAAATTTTAGTTTGATACAATTTTGTGGTCACCGCGTTGAGGTTACCGGTACTAAAACAACTATTAAATATGACCAAAAGAAGTTTGTTATTTTTTCTAATAGTCCCGTTGGATATTCATGGATATGTGATAGTGTGGCAATGGACTCAATGAAAGTGGTATCTGTGGATACAGCATTTTTACATTCATACCAAGTACAGGATTCGGTAAAAGTGTTGAAATTTAAGGGTAGAAATATGTATGTATCGAAAAACCATGGAGTAGTTTCTGCTTTTGACTTTAGGAAGTCTCAACAAAATATATTTAAAAGTGTAGGTGTTCAGAATTTGAATATGGGAAGAATCATACCCATGGTGTCTGACATTTATGATTTTAAAGTAGGGGACGTTTACTATAGAAGGTCTGGAGGGGGTGATTCCCACATATACTATGGTAAATTAAGTAGGGTGAGAATATTATCGAAAAGTATTTCAGGAGACTCTATTAAATATACTGTTGATTTGACATGGCAAACCTATCAAAGTTATGATCAATCAGGAGTAGGTACGCGTTATCAACAACCTGAGAGAGATATTAGGATTATAAGTTATTCTATAAGCGACCCGGGATATCTGATTAACGCACTCCCAAACACTTTCGCTACAGATTCAATATCAAATATAACTACATCTGTATGGGTGTTTAGAGATGATCAAGATAGAATTGAGAAGAGAAATTATGAATTATGGAAAGTGCGAAATATATGCGAATACCCTTCTCATATTGTTGACTATGATGTTGAAGGACCTAGTATGCATTGTTCAGAAGGTTTAGGAATTATTAATACAGGATATCATGGATTATATAGTTCAGAAGATAGATTAATAGGCTATAAAAAAGCAAATGGTGAATCATGGGGAGATACGTTGTTTACAAGTGTGTCTGAACCCGATTATACTTCTGATTTTATCTTGTCACCAAATCCTGCTTCAACTGTGTTGAATATATATAACCCGTTAATAACCAAAAATGTAACTATGGAGGTTTATGGTGTTCATGGCGAATTGGTTCAAAAACAAACAATCACTTTGCCATATCAAGCCGATGTATCCGGATATTCACCTGGTGTGTATATCATATCGATTTCTGATGAAAAAGGAAAAGTGATGCTCCGGGAGAAAATAGTTACTCAATAG
- a CDS encoding diphosphomevalonate decarboxylase, which yields MIEPGGILHVPEDFSGKVSWESPSNIALVKYWGKTGNQIPANPSISFTLSESKTITSISFKRRANVNSGPQVCFMFEGKEAGKFGEKTFLFLKKIEDYFPFLKELELEIDTKNTFPHSSGIASSASGMSAMALCLMGIERLLNPEITEAYFYKKASFIARLGSGSACRSVYGGLTTWGESTISNSSNEIAIPLSDTHKVFDDFQDTILLIERGQKEVSSTVGHGLMHKNPFAQTRFDQARENTQRLDEILKSGNLEEFGALVESEALTLHAMMMTSSPYFMLMKPNTVEVIQKLWEYRKESGKHVYFTLDAGANVHLLYPKSESVEVLYWIKNELIGYCENQMYICDTVGHGPQELKND from the coding sequence ATGATCGAACCAGGAGGTATATTACATGTTCCTGAAGATTTTTCAGGAAAAGTGAGTTGGGAAAGCCCATCCAATATTGCTTTGGTAAAATATTGGGGTAAAACCGGAAATCAAATTCCGGCCAACCCATCTATTAGTTTTACGCTAAGTGAAAGTAAAACGATTACCTCCATCAGTTTTAAACGAAGAGCAAATGTGAATTCAGGTCCACAGGTCTGTTTCATGTTCGAAGGAAAAGAAGCTGGTAAGTTCGGGGAGAAAACGTTTTTGTTTTTAAAGAAGATTGAAGATTACTTTCCTTTTTTAAAGGAATTAGAATTGGAAATTGATACAAAGAACACGTTCCCGCATTCTAGTGGGATCGCTTCTTCTGCCTCAGGGATGAGTGCAATGGCTTTATGCTTAATGGGTATTGAACGTTTATTAAACCCGGAGATTACCGAAGCGTATTTTTACAAAAAAGCTTCTTTTATTGCGAGATTGGGTTCAGGAAGTGCATGTCGTTCAGTGTATGGTGGTTTAACTACCTGGGGTGAAAGCACTATTTCAAATTCAAGTAATGAAATAGCGATTCCACTTTCAGATACCCATAAGGTTTTTGATGATTTTCAAGATACGATTTTGTTGATTGAGAGAGGTCAAAAAGAAGTGTCTAGCACGGTGGGACATGGATTGATGCATAAAAATCCGTTTGCGCAAACCAGATTTGACCAGGCGCGTGAGAATACGCAACGTTTGGATGAGATTTTAAAATCCGGGAATCTGGAAGAATTTGGTGCATTGGTAGAAAGTGAAGCATTGACGTTACATGCAATGATGATGACTTCCAGTCCTTATTTTATGTTGATGAAACCCAATACTGTTGAGGTGATTCAGAAATTATGGGAGTATCGTAAAGAATCAGGAAAGCATGTGTATTTTACTCTGGATGCAGGAGCAAACGTGCATTTATTGTATCCAAAATCAGAGTCCGTTGAGGTTTTATACTGGATTAAAAATGAGTTAATTGGCTATTGTGAAAATCAGATGTATATTTGCGATACGGTAGGACACGGTCCTCAAGAGTTAAAAAATGATTAA
- a CDS encoding permease-like cell division protein FtsX, translated as MASGNSGKSYFSVIISISLVLFMLGITGLLVLKAKSISESVKENIGITIYLRDDVKDSDVKRLQKSLDASRYVKTTEFVSKDDAAEILQADLGEDFVDFLGYNPLLTSIDIKMNAEYAHPDSLAWIEADLLENPKIRNVDYHKDLLAAVNENIRKITLVLVSFSIMLLFVAIALINSTIRLAIYSKRFIIRSMQLVGATSSFITRPFVVKSLINGFYGALISIVLIALVVYSIQNQMPELFDINDIQLYAMVIVGVIALGLFISWMSTTLAVRRYLRLKTDQLYR; from the coding sequence ATGGCTTCGGGCAACTCAGGTAAATCTTACTTCTCGGTTATCATTAGTATTTCGTTAGTGCTTTTTATGCTAGGTATTACTGGACTTTTGGTACTTAAAGCCAAGTCCATTTCTGAATCGGTAAAGGAAAATATTGGAATCACCATTTACTTACGTGACGATGTCAAAGATTCGGATGTGAAGAGACTTCAAAAGTCATTGGATGCTTCTCGTTATGTAAAGACCACCGAATTTGTTTCAAAAGACGATGCTGCTGAAATTCTTCAGGCAGATTTAGGTGAAGATTTTGTAGACTTTTTGGGTTATAATCCTCTTTTAACGAGTATTGATATTAAGATGAATGCGGAATATGCGCATCCGGATAGTTTAGCCTGGATAGAAGCGGATTTATTGGAGAACCCAAAAATTAGAAATGTAGATTACCATAAAGACCTTTTGGCTGCGGTAAATGAGAACATTCGAAAAATCACGTTGGTATTGGTTTCATTCTCAATTATGTTGCTTTTCGTTGCGATCGCACTGATCAATAGCACTATCAGATTGGCGATCTACTCCAAGAGATTCATTATCAGAAGTATGCAACTCGTTGGAGCAACTTCCAGCTTTATTACACGACCTTTTGTAGTAAAGAGTTTAATTAACGGTTTCTATGGAGCATTGATTTCCATAGTATTGATTGCTTTGGTAGTATATTCCATTCAAAACCAAATGCCGGAACTTTTTGACATCAACGATATTCAATTATATGCAATGGTTATTGTCGGAGTTATCGCATTAGGACTATTCATTAGTTGGATGAGCACTACTCTGGCTGTGAGAAGATATTTAAGATTAAAAACAGATCAATTATATAGATAA
- a CDS encoding mevalonate kinase, translating to MKEALFHSKILLFGEYGIIQDSMGLSIPYKAYMGELKFEDIDEADAQKSNAHLVKFHAHLAKLNAAGELPVDLDLDRFGADISKGMHFDSTIPQGYGVGSSGALVAAVYNQYAVDRIDPENELSKENILELKSAFGKIESYFHGKSSGVDPLICYLKLPVLIKSKSDVNTIGIPDEKEGDGAIFLMNTGTIGETQGMVNIFMERMKHEGFRNMIRKDFKKYNDQCIAAFLEGETQPLFDSLKHLSSLVLQNFKPMIPSNFQKYWEDGLKSNAYYLKLCGSGGGGFILGFTRDFPKAQKMLQGQELEVIYKF from the coding sequence ATTAAAGAAGCACTCTTTCATTCAAAGATTCTGCTCTTCGGAGAATACGGTATTATTCAGGATTCCATGGGTTTATCTATTCCATATAAAGCATATATGGGAGAGTTAAAGTTTGAGGATATTGATGAAGCAGACGCTCAGAAATCAAATGCACATTTGGTGAAATTTCACGCGCATCTAGCAAAACTAAATGCTGCTGGGGAACTTCCTGTGGATTTAGATTTAGACCGTTTTGGAGCGGATATTTCAAAAGGAATGCATTTTGACTCTACCATTCCGCAAGGGTATGGAGTAGGAAGTTCAGGAGCCCTGGTAGCTGCAGTTTACAATCAGTACGCTGTAGATCGAATTGATCCCGAAAATGAGCTTTCTAAAGAAAACATCTTAGAATTAAAGTCTGCTTTTGGAAAGATAGAATCATATTTTCATGGCAAGAGCTCTGGAGTAGATCCGTTGATTTGTTATTTGAAGTTACCTGTATTGATCAAATCAAAAAGTGATGTGAATACCATTGGGATTCCTGATGAAAAGGAAGGAGATGGAGCGATCTTTTTGATGAATACCGGAACTATCGGAGAAACTCAGGGAATGGTTAATATTTTTATGGAGCGTATGAAACACGAAGGGTTTCGTAATATGATCCGTAAAGATTTTAAGAAATATAACGATCAGTGTATCGCAGCTTTTCTGGAAGGGGAGACGCAACCACTTTTTGATAGTTTAAAACATCTTTCTTCATTGGTTTTACAAAACTTTAAACCGATGATTCCTTCTAATTTCCAGAAATACTGGGAAGACGGATTAAAATCAAATGCGTATTATTTAAAATTGTGTGGATCAGGTGGCGGAGGGTTTATCCTAGGTTTTACCCGTGATTTTCCTAAAGCGCAGAAAATGCTTCAAGGTCAAGAGCTAGAAGTAATTTATAAGTTTTGA